Proteins found in one Triticum aestivum cultivar Chinese Spring chromosome 4D, IWGSC CS RefSeq v2.1, whole genome shotgun sequence genomic segment:
- the LOC123098792 gene encoding tubulin-folding cofactor C, with the protein MEPEVDSTKAAAGNRKHLAMLERLSKRTAASSAASPEASPVAAFLSRFAAAKAAAESALSACRSSPDGAAASLAAASSAVDDLERLVAEASHSLPPYELRSALAAVSDLRAAHKLAASEIRPKKSFSFRNKSKATKNPPQDPPALPQPPPEQPKPNPDAILPGFGFRSRNGATLVKDLRAANEKDGDFTLADLVSCEVYLKGKCRALYIHKLRDCRVYIGPVFGSVLIEDVEGCTFVMAAHQIRIHEARETDFYLRVRSRPIIEDCSGVRFAPHALKYEGIEDDLRDSGLAEDTGNWANVDDFKWLRAVQSPNWCLVPEEERLPIVDISEVQEREDCK; encoded by the coding sequence ATGGAGCCGGAGGTCGACAGCACCAAAGCCGCCGCCGGCAACCGCAAGCACCTGGCCATGCTCGAGCGCCTCTCCAAgcgcaccgccgcctcctccgcggcctcccCCGAGGCGTCCCCCGTCGCCGCCTTCCTCTCTCGCTTCGCCGCAGCCAAGGCCGCCGCGGAGTCCGCCCTCTCCGCCTGCCGCTCCTCCCCCgacggcgccgccgcctccctcgccgcggcctcctccgccgTCGACGACCTCGAGCGCCTCGTCGCGGAGGCCTCCCACTCCCTCCCGCCGTACGAGCTCCGCTCCGCGCTCGCCGCCGTCTCCGACCTCCGTGCCGCCCACAAGCTCGCCGCCTCCGAGATCCGGCCCAAGAAGTCATTCTCCTTCAGGAACAAGAGCAAAGCCACCAAGAACCCCCCGCAGGATCCTCCCGCCCTGCCCCAGCCGCCTCCGGAGCAGCCAAAGCCTAACCCCGATGCGATCCTGCCAGGGTTTGGGTTCCGGAGCAGGAATGGCGCTACCTTGGTGAAGGATCTGAGAGCTGCCAACGAGAAGGATGGAGATTTCACGCTTGCTGATCTGGTTTCCTGTGAGGTGTACCTCAAGGGCAAATGCCGGGCGCTGTACATTCACAAGTTAAGAGATTGCCGCGTATACATTGGCCCTGTTTTCGGCTCGGTGCTCATAGAGGATGTTGAGGGCTGTACATTTGTGATGGCGGCGCATCAGATCAGGATCCACGAAGCGAGGGAAACAGATTTCTACCTGCGGGTGAGGAGCAGGCCGATCATTGAGGACTGCAGCGGTGTGAGATTTGCACCACATGCTTTGAAGTAtgaagggatcgaagatgatctgaGGGACTCTGGGCTTGCCGAGGACACTGGTAACTGGGCCAATGTGGATGACTTCAAATGGCTCAGGGCAGTGCAGTCACCAAACTGGTGCTTGGTTCCGGAGGAAGAGCGCCTGCCGATTGTCGACATTTCAGAAGTTCAGGAACGGGAGGATTGTAAGTGA
- the LOC123100410 gene encoding 7-deoxyloganetin glucosyltransferase has translation MPCLPSRLQKHGEMASSAPAAERAHAVCLPAAAQGHIIPMLDVAKMLHARGFHVTFVNTEYNHARLVRSRGPAAVAGAPGFRFATIPDGLPPSDDADVTQDITLLCKSTTETCLGPFRRLIADLKAGGPPVTCVVSDVVMDFAMEAARELGLPYVQLWTASAISFLGYRHYRLLFARGLAPIKDVEQLTAKYLDTPVEDVPGLRNMRFRDFPSFIRSPAPDDYMLHFALGITERAAGASAVIVNTFDDLEGEEVAAMEALGLPKVYTIGPVSLLAPLKGPSSTINMSLWKPEEECLPWLDGKDAGSVVYVNFGSITVMTNEQLVEFAWGLAKSGRHFLWVIRPDLVKGDTAVLPPEFSAETAGRGLVASWCPQQEVLRHPAVGAFLTHSGWNSTLESMCGGVPVISWPFFADQQTNCRYQCTEWGVGVEIDGSVRRDAIADLITEVMEGGKGKVMKKKAQEWREKAVKATEPGGSSRRNFDELIRDVLAPCFHGS, from the coding sequence ATGCCCTGCTTGCCGTCCCGGCTCCAAAAGCACGGGGAAATGGCTTCTTCTGCACCGGCGGCCGAGAGAGCGCACGCCGTGTGCCTGCCGGCGGCCGCGCAGGGGCACATCATCCCGATGCTGGACGTGGCCAAGATGCTCCACGCCCGCGGCTTCCACGTCACCTTCGTCAACACCGAGTACAACCACGCCCGCCTCGTCCGCTCCCGCGGCCCCGCCGCGGTGGCCGGCGCCCCGGGCTTCCGCTTCGCCACCATCCCGGACGGCCTGCCGCCGTCCGACGACGCCGACGTCACGCAGGACATCACGTTGCTGTGCAAGTCCACCACGGAGACCTGCCTCGGGCCCTTCCGCCGCCTCATCGCGGACCTCAAGGCAGGCGGCCCGCCCGTGACATGCGTCGTCTCCGACGTCGTCATGGACTTCGCCATGGAGGCGGCCAGGGAGCTCGGCCTCCCCTACGTCCAGCTGTGGACGGCCAGCGCCATCAGCTTCCTCGGTTACCGCCACTACCGCCTCCTCTTCGCCCGCGGCCTCGCGCCGATCAAAGACGTCGAACAGCTGACAGCCAAGTACCTTGACACGCCGGTGGAGGACGTGCCGGGCCTGAGGAACATGAGGTTCAGGGACTTCCCGAGCTTCATACGCAGCCCGGCCCCGGACGACTACATGCTGCATTTCGCGCTCGGGATAACGGAGCGCGCGGCCGGTGCGTCGGCCGTGATCGTCAACACCTTCGACGACCTGGAGGGAGAGGAGGTGGCGGCCATGGAGGCGCTCGGCCTGCCCAAGGTCTACACCATCGGCCCGGTCTCGCTGCTGGCGCCACTCAAGGGTCCGAGTTCCACCATCAACATGAGCCTGTGGAAGCCGGAGGAGGAGTGCCTGccgtggctcgacggcaaggacgcCGGCTCCGTCGTGTACGTCAACTTCGGCAGCATCACCGTCATGACCAACGAGCAGCTGGTGGAGTTCGCGTGGGGGCTGGCCAAGAGCGGGAGGCACTTCCTCTGGGTCATCCGCCCCGACCTCGTCAAGGGCGACACCGCCGTGCTCCCGCCGGAGTTCTCGGCCGAGACGGCGGGGCGCGGGCTGGTGGCCTCCTGGTGCCCGCAGCAGGAGGTGCTGCGCCACCCGGCCGTGGGCGCGTTCCTGACGCACAGCGGCTGGAACTCGACGCTGGAGAGCATGTGCGGCGGCGTGCCCGTCATCAGCTGGCCGTTCTTCGCGGACCAGCAGACCAACTGCCGGTACCAGTGCACCGAATGGGGCGTCGGCGTGGAGATCGACGGCAGCGTCCGGCGCGACGCCATCGCGGACCTTATCACGGAGGTCATGGAGGGTGGgaaggggaaggtgatgaagaagaaggcgcAGGAGTGGAGGGAGAAAGCGGTCAAGGCGACCGAGCCCGGCGGCTCTTCTCGCCGTAACTTCGACGAGTTGATCCGCGACGTGCTAGCCCCATGTTTCCACGGCAGTTAA
- the LOC123098793 gene encoding phosphoribosylamine--glycine ligase, producing the protein MACAAYSIRGHLKLAAGHGLASNHLCGGWKPSASCPVSRAWSGNVSSNAVQHVARHYHLTVRNSERWRSIPKASPEDGTAVAEGRMTVLVIGGGGREHALCYALTRSPSCDTVLCAPGNAGIAQSRDAVCISDLDISSSDAVISFCRKRGVGMVVVGPEGPLVAGLANDLVKAGIPTFGPSSEAAALEGSKDFMKRLCDKYNIPTAQYRTFTDPAKAKEYIKDQGAPIVVKADGLAAGKGVVVAMTLDEAFEAIDSMMVDESFGSAGSRVVIEEYLEGEEASFFALVDGENALPLESAQDHKRVGDGDTGPNTGGMGAYSPAPIVTEELKSVIMETIIIPTVKGMAAEGCKFVGVLYAGLMIEKKSGLPKLIEYNVRFGDPECQVLMMRLESDLAQVLLSACRGELGKVSLTWSPEIAMVVVMASEGYPGSYKKGTVIKNIDKAEQVSPAVKIFHAGTALDGDGNLVAVGGRVLGVTAKGKDIEEARFRAYDAVDVVDWPEGFFRRDIGWRALKQEQTANY; encoded by the exons ATGGCTTGTGCGGCTTACAGTATCAGGGGGCATCTCAAGCTTGCCGCGGGGCATGGCCTGGCCAGTAATCACCTGTGCGGCGGCTGGAAGCCTTCGGCGTCTTGCCCTGTTTCTCGGGCATGGAGTGGCAATGTCTCCAGTAATGCAGTGCAGCACGTCGCCCGCCATTATCATTTGACTGTCCGGAATTCTGAAAGATGGCGCTCGATCCCGAAAGCTTCGCCAGAGGACGGGACCGCCGTTGCTG AAGGGAGGATGACTGTACTCGTCATTGGTGGCGGTGGAAGGGAACATGCGCTCTGTTATGCTTTGACCCGTTCACCTTCTTGCGACACAGTTTTATGCGCCCCTGGTAATGCTGGTATTGCTCAATCCAGAGACGCGGTCTGTATATCGGACTTAGATATTTCTAGTAGTGATGCTGTTATATCGTTCTGCCGCAAGAGGGGAGTGGGAATGGTGGTAGTGGGTCCTGAAGGTCCTCTCGTTGCGGGTCTTGCGAATGACCTTGTCAAAGCTGGGATACCTACCTTTGGTCCGTCGTCCGAGGCTGCAGCATTAGAAGGATCAAAGGACTTTATGAAGAGGTTGTGTGATAAGTATAATATCCCCACTGCTCAG TACCGCACATTCACGGATCCTGCAAAAGCTAAAGAGTACATCAAGGATCAAGGGGCCCCTATTGTTGTCAAAGCTGATGGATTGGCAGCTGGAAAAGGCGttgttgttgctatgactttggaTGAGGCCTTCGAAGCAATAGACTCTATGATGGTTGACGAGTCATTTGGTTCTGCTGGTTCGCGGGTTGTCATTGAGGAGTATCTGGAGGGCGAAGAAGCCTCTTTCTTTGCATTAGTAGATGGTGAAAATGCTTTGCCACTTGAATCAGCACAGGATCACAAAAGAGTTGGTGATGGTGATACTGGTCCAAACACGGGTGGTATGGGTGCATACTCCCCTGCGCCAATAGTGACCGAAGAGCTTAAGAGCGTGATCATGGAAACCATAATTATTCCAACTGTTAAAGGTATGGCTGCTGAAGGATGCAAGTTTGTTGGTGTATTATATGCCGGGCTTATGATAGAGAAGAAATCTGGGCTGCCTAAGCTTATTGAATATAATGTGCGATTTGGGGATCCTGAATGCCAG GTTCTGATGATGAGATTGGAGTCTGATCTTGCACAGGTCCTGCTATCCGCATGCAGAGGGGAACTGGGCAAGGTTTCGCTAACCTGGTCACCTGAAATCGCGATGGTGGTCGTGATGGCGAGTGAAGGGTACCCTGGCTCTTATAAGAAGGGAACCGTGATAAAAAACATCGACAAGGCCGAGCAGGTTTCTCCAGCTGTCAAGATATTCCATGCTGGGACAGCTTTGGATGGAGACGGCAACCTTGTAGCTGTCGGAGGCCGAGTTCTTGGCGTAACTGCGAAGGGCAAGGACATTGAAGAAGCGAGGTTTAGAGCGTACGATGCGGTAGATGTTGTCGACTGGCCAGAAGGATTCTTCAGGCGAGATATTGGTTGGAGGGCACTGAAGCAGGAGCAGACGGCTAACTACTGA